A region of the Kribbella sp. NBC_01245 genome:
CGTTCTGCTGCGCCGCGAGAGCGGTGAGCTTCGACCCGATATCCCCCGACCACATCGCCGCACCAGTCCGCTGGATGCCACCCGCACCAGCCCGAGCCAATAGGAACGGCCGCTTCGTCGAACCACTGTCCGTATACCCCTTAGCGATCCCGCGAGCCCACTCAAGGTTGTAGAGGTTGTGGTAGTCCGAGTGCGCGTGCTTCCCAGGCAGCAGGCCGGCCGTCCAGTCACCACCGTCGTACATCTCGGGCTCACCAAGGTCGAGCCAATGCCCCATCACACCCGTGTTGATCAGCGGAGTGCGCTGAGTCGCATGCCAATGAGCACTCGCCGCAGGCTGAGTCCAGTCGATCATGCCGCCGCGACCCCACCAGTCGTTACTGGTCAGGTAAACCGGCGAGCAGCTGGAACACCCCTGCCGAATGAGATACCCCGTACCGGCCAGGTCGGCATGCTCCGGCAAGTTCTTGCCGACGTACGACTCCTCGATCGCCATCACGCCGACGCCCTGGTTGCTCTGGTACGACGCGAGCTTCCCAGCCGGGTCTGGGAAGTTGACCGTGTCCCAGTCCAACGACCCCATCCGCGTGTTGTCCGAACCCGCGGTCACCCCACCGAACCAGTCCACGTCGAGCATCACGCCATCTGTGGGGAACTTGGCCGCACGCAATCCCGCCAGCGTGGTGTCGATCTCGGCCCAGTTGTCGTAGCCGAATTCCGACATCCAGAGCCCGAAGGCCTTCTTCGGCGGTACCGGCGGACGGCCGGTGAGTTCGAGGTAGTCCTTGCGCAAGTCCGGCAGATCCGGGCCCGACATCACGAACCACCGGAGCTGATCGCCGAAGGTATCAACGGTCCACGGATCGCCGGTCAGGTTCCAGTCCTGCTTGTAGACCTGGTCCACGAACAGCCCGTAGTTCGCATTCGCCGCACCGACCGCGAACAGAACCGGAATCTGCGTATTGCCCACCGGCCCGTTGTCCGTGTCATAAAGCATTGCGTTGCCATAGGTGCCAGAAGTCCGTTGCCGACCCACCCAATCGCCGTCGGCGCTACCGCCCATAAAGAACTGCTCACCCAGCCCATAAGCGTTCTGCATCGACGACTTGGTGAACGACAATCCCTTCCAGGCTCGGGAAAGATTGCGCGGACACGTTGTGTTGAGCAACAACTGCGGCACCCGAGTGGTGTCATAAACCGTCGCGCACAACGTCGATGTATTGACGTCCACCTTCAGACCGGGAGTGGTCAAAACCCCACCGCTCTGGGTCAAACTCGTCGGCCCGGGATAGTCCGACTTCGCGATCTGCGTAGTCGTGAACAACGGCGACCCCGTGCCCGGCCCAGACCCCGCACCCAGCTCGAAATGCACCAGATCGTCGTCGAGGAACTCCACCACCAGGTAGTTGCCACCAGCAAGGAACTGCACCCGCTGTACGGCGGCCTGCGCGACCGTCGGCGGTACGAACAACGTAGCGGCGACCAACGCCAGAACCAGCATCAGCCGCTTCATGGCCGCGCCACCGTGATGTTGTCGAGGTTAATCCCGAACGAGCCGTAATTGACCTTGACCGTGCGTTTACCCGCAGTCAGGTTGACCGTCAACGTCGCCGTCCCCCAGGTATCCCAGTTCGGCAACGTCGGCAGATTGACCGTCCCAACCGTGACCCCGTCCACCTGGATCGAGCGCGTCGCCGTACTGCCCGAAGCGTTCGCGTAGCGGAACTTCAGCACGTGGCTACCGGTCACGGCCGCATTAACGTCGACCGATACCGAGTCACCAGCAGTCTCAAAGCCGTCAACAAATCCCGTACCAGTGAAGCCCGGGTGATCGGTGTTCACAGACGTACCGACGTTGCTGCCGAACTCCGCCTCGTACGCCGCCTTGTCGACGCCGTTGAGCACGATGCTCCGGGCCGACGCACTCGACGCGGTCTTGACGAGCGTGAGCTGCTGAACCGGATCCCAGTACCAGCCATCCGTCGCCGCCTTGAGCGCGGCCAACGTGGCGTGAGCGGTCATCGCAACACCATCGCGCGTGACCGAAGTCGGCTTGCTCGACGCGACCTGCAGCGTGCTCTTCGTCGTCAGAGGCGGCACGCTCACCGTCACCTGGTGACTCGCAAAAGCCTCAACACTGGAGACCGTCCGCATCAACCCGGCCGAGTCCTCGAAGTAGTCGTAACTGGTCGTGCCCGACGGATAGACCCGGAAGGTCAAGTTCGGATAAGTCGTCACGCTGTTGCCAATAGTGCCGCCGAGCTCGTAATCCGCGTTGAGGTTGAGCGGCACGATCGCGCCCGCCTTCGCGAACACCGGGATGGTCTCCGTGCCCGCGTTGTAGACCTTGGTCCCAGCCCCTTGCGCCCGGCCGCCGTTCCAGAAGTCGTACCACTCGCCGGCCGGCAGGTAGACGCTCTTCGAGGTCGCGCCCTGCGTGGTGATAGGTGCCACCAGCAACTGCCTGCCGAACATGTACTGCTGGTCCTGCGCGGCCGCCGTGGCGTCGTTGCCATAGGCAATGCTCATCGCCTGCATGATCGGCAGACCGGTCGTGGACGCGTTCTTCGCCTCGGTGTAGAGGTACGGGATCAGGTTCATCCGCGTGTTCGCGAACTTCTTAAACTTCGGTACGACCGTGCTGTCGCCAGAGCGCGCCTGCACGTTCCACGGCGTACGGGCCTCGGAAACGCCCGGGTTCGACTTCTCCGAGTGGTACTGCATGATCGGCGAGAACGTCGCCTGCGCCGCCGACCTCAAGTACAGCTCACTCGACGGGAACGATCCCGTGAACCCGGCCAGATCCCAAGACCAGAAGGGAATTCCGGACTGCCCAGCGCTGATCCCGGCTCGCACAGCCTCCTGGAAGGCGCCGAACGTCGAAGCCTGATCGCCCGCCCAGAAGATCGAATTACCCTGCGCCCCCGACGTACCGGCGCGACTGAAGAGAGTGCCCTGGCCGGCCGTCTTGGTTTGCACGAAGTCGTTGTAGGCCCGGGTGTACTCGTTCGGGTACGCGTTGTGCAGCTCGTCGCCCTTGCGCCCGCTGCCACTGGTGACGTTGCGGCCGAACACCGCCTCGCTGCCGTCGGTCTTGAGCCCGTCGATCCCAATGTCGTCGAACAGGTAGGACCGCTTGCTCATCCACCAGTTCGTCGCGGTCGTCTTGGTGAAGTCCGGCACGGTCCCGTCGCCGAACCACTGCCCGGTCGGCACCCGGTACGGACCGCCCGCGCCATCGCCGAGAACGTAGCCCTGGGCAACGGCATAGTCCCGGTCGTTGACGTGTTGCTGCGGAGCCGTCGGTGGATTGCTGTCGAAGTTCTGCTTGAGCACAGGGATCTGCCAGAGCACGACCTTGATGTTCTGGTTGTGCGCCGCCGTGACCATGGCTTTCGGATCACTCCACGCAGATCCCGGCGGGAACGTCAGATCGCTATAGGCCAACGCCTGCGCACCAGGCTTCGGCGTGTACGTCGCACCGTGCCAGAGGTAGAACGTTGCCTCGTCACTCCATTGCTCAAGCACCATCGCGCTGTGCGGAATCCCGGTCGAGGTGACGTTTGCGAGTTCGGTGTTGACCTCGGCCTGGGTATTCCACTCGTTCGCGGACATCCACAGGCCGAAGCTCCACTTCGGCGGCAGCTTCGGCCGAGCCGTCACAGCCGTGTACTGGTCGAGCATCTGCGCCCGCGTACCGGTGAAGAAGTGGTAGTCCACGGTGGAGTTCAACGCGCCACCCGTATCAACCGTGAAGCCGGCCATATCGGCGAAATGCGTGCCCAGGTTGAAGATCGAGTAACGCGTACTCGGCACGTAGATGCCATAGCCGGCCGAGTTCGTGAAGAACGGCACGGACAGGTACGTCCGATGGGTCGCACCCTGATCCTGGTACTGGTTGTAGACATAGTTGTGTACGTCGCGACCGCGTTGGTCGAGCTGGTCATACCGTTCGCCGAGGCCCTCGAACCGCTCCCCCGCGGGCGAATGCCAATGGTCCTCCACCTTGGTCACACTCGTACTTCCGTCACTCGCCCAGCCGACATTCCGGAAC
Encoded here:
- a CDS encoding TIM-barrel domain-containing protein, with protein sequence MKRLMLVLALVAATLFVPPTVAQAAVQRVQFLAGGNYLVVEFLDDDLVHFELGAGSGPGTGSPLFTTTQIAKSDYPGPTSLTQSGGVLTTPGLKVDVNTSTLCATVYDTTRVPQLLLNTTCPRNLSRAWKGLSFTKSSMQNAYGLGEQFFMGGSADGDWVGRQRTSGTYGNAMLYDTDNGPVGNTQIPVLFAVGAANANYGLFVDQVYKQDWNLTGDPWTVDTFGDQLRWFVMSGPDLPDLRKDYLELTGRPPVPPKKAFGLWMSEFGYDNWAEIDTTLAGLRAAKFPTDGVMLDVDWFGGVTAGSDNTRMGSLDWDTVNFPDPAGKLASYQSNQGVGVMAIEESYVGKNLPEHADLAGTGYLIRQGCSSCSPVYLTSNDWWGRGGMIDWTQPAASAHWHATQRTPLINTGVMGHWLDLGEPEMYDGGDWTAGLLPGKHAHSDYHNLYNLEWARGIAKGYTDSGSTKRPFLLARAGAGGIQRTGAAMWSGDIGSKLTALAAQQNAQMHMSMSGVDYFGSDIGGFRREMLNTDLNELYTQWFANSSWFDVPIRPHTENLCNCLETSPDSIGDVASNLANLRQRYELTPYYYSLAHRANTTGEPLVPPLVYHYQNDPNVREIGHEKLIGKDLLVGVVAGAGQRKRDVYLPAGTWFDYYTNTKTVSTGQTLADVPLWRNGKFQLPVYARAGAILPKMHIDDQSMNVLGKRADGSSRDELIARVYSDTTSTSFSLAEDDGASTGYQTGAKRTTLLSQSRSGSTATVGIAASSGTYAGAVASRANVVELVADTQASAVTLNGSALTQHANKAAFDAASSGWYNAGGNLIIAKSASLSTATAKSFVFTLGQAVVSKTFSCANGTTTSGQSVYAVGNIPQLGAWSVASAVKLSPTAYPTWTATIPNLPPNTLVEWKCIKRQESNYPNTADAWGPDPNNTFTTPTTGSGGTTTGTL
- a CDS encoding TIM-barrel domain-containing protein, producing MSRFRFRAAILVLALLVFQLAPAPAWAGTLTGVFHAPTGADELYAAQPTERLPRDPMAGEAVQIKATTWPISSGQTLWVTWTKNGVAQTPVGAAFDYNSGNNTYWKLTLGTFARGDQITYTVNADVDGAGQKTTGPFSFAVTSWSGPTAVGSYVDNGTSVDVVTGDSAGSFTPKVRFAFPAADRFHVQIAPRGLGLNISGGAAYTITNTASQLQIATSQIQVRIQKSPYRVSVYKADGVTLIARQYDPASFRNVGWASDGSTSVTKVEDHWHSPAGERFEGLGERYDQLDQRGRDVHNYVYNQYQDQGATHRTYLSVPFFTNSAGYGIYVPSTRYSIFNLGTHFADMAGFTVDTGGALNSTVDYHFFTGTRAQMLDQYTAVTARPKLPPKWSFGLWMSANEWNTQAEVNTELANVTSTGIPHSAMVLEQWSDEATFYLWHGATYTPKPGAQALAYSDLTFPPGSAWSDPKAMVTAAHNQNIKVVLWQIPVLKQNFDSNPPTAPQQHVNDRDYAVAQGYVLGDGAGGPYRVPTGQWFGDGTVPDFTKTTATNWWMSKRSYLFDDIGIDGLKTDGSEAVFGRNVTSGSGRKGDELHNAYPNEYTRAYNDFVQTKTAGQGTLFSRAGTSGAQGNSIFWAGDQASTFGAFQEAVRAGISAGQSGIPFWSWDLAGFTGSFPSSELYLRSAAQATFSPIMQYHSEKSNPGVSEARTPWNVQARSGDSTVVPKFKKFANTRMNLIPYLYTEAKNASTTGLPIMQAMSIAYGNDATAAAQDQQYMFGRQLLVAPITTQGATSKSVYLPAGEWYDFWNGGRAQGAGTKVYNAGTETIPVFAKAGAIVPLNLNADYELGGTIGNSVTTYPNLTFRVYPSGTTSYDYFEDSAGLMRTVSSVEAFASHQVTVSVPPLTTKSTLQVASSKPTSVTRDGVAMTAHATLAALKAATDGWYWDPVQQLTLVKTASSASARSIVLNGVDKAAYEAEFGSNVGTSVNTDHPGFTGTGFVDGFETAGDSVSVDVNAAVTGSHVLKFRYANASGSTATRSIQVDGVTVGTVNLPTLPNWDTWGTATLTVNLTAGKRTVKVNYGSFGINLDNITVARP